One segment of Cellulosilyticum sp. I15G10I2 DNA contains the following:
- a CDS encoding HD domain-containing phosphohydrolase encodes MIKISVKTKIICLIVFTIFTSNIFLGYLNYRDSESLAIDIIKEKNEEELMNISEYYFNKLIFDMEYVVNYWSESPDIIGYNKPSSTSKVVSYIPEDFEAIYEQWVGLTRSMHDITWLYYALESDGSIYVAPVDASMPLDYDARTRDWYQGTVQQAGEIFWTEPYLDAGDSGKILQTVSKAVYESGVLKGVIGVDIELEKFTEIINNLSFAKNANIFLVNQSNEVIAHNSSDIQFFTKNFIEKISQSSVTEIQEINRDKYIISWTPLSINNWKLIAITKTGFEADLREMKIRVFLIVLGTSLLSVLFAFFGSKNLLRPLNRLIIITKEVGRGNLNIRSVVRSNDEFGALSKSFNNMLEQINELMAERDQNYIKTVKALANAIEASDEYTRGHCDRVGIISKKLMKKLNLPERQRAQLEFACILHDIGKIGIPESVLNKVEKLTQEEYDLIKKHPVIGYDMIKEVEFLKESSEILLQHHERIDGKGYPYHLTDHQIRIEAKILAVADAYDAMSSFRIYRSDVLTDQEIVKELINSKGKQLDAHIVEALLELIRNNELEL; translated from the coding sequence ATGATTAAAATAAGTGTTAAAACTAAAATTATTTGCTTAATTGTCTTTACCATATTTACCTCAAATATTTTTTTAGGGTATTTAAACTATAGAGATTCTGAAAGCCTCGCCATTGATATCATCAAGGAAAAAAATGAAGAAGAGCTTATGAACATCAGTGAATATTACTTTAATAAGCTAATATTCGATATGGAGTATGTTGTTAATTACTGGTCTGAGTCACCAGATATTATCGGGTACAATAAGCCTTCTTCCACTTCTAAAGTAGTGAGTTATATACCAGAGGATTTTGAAGCCATTTATGAACAGTGGGTGGGACTAACACGCTCCATGCATGACATTACATGGCTTTACTATGCCTTGGAATCAGACGGATCTATTTATGTAGCACCTGTTGATGCAAGTATGCCGCTGGATTATGATGCAAGGACGAGAGACTGGTATCAAGGAACGGTTCAGCAGGCGGGTGAAATTTTTTGGACTGAGCCCTATCTTGATGCAGGAGACTCCGGAAAAATTCTGCAAACCGTTTCTAAGGCTGTTTATGAGAGCGGAGTATTAAAAGGCGTTATTGGAGTAGACATTGAACTTGAAAAATTTACAGAAATTATCAATAATCTAAGCTTTGCAAAAAATGCTAATATCTTTTTAGTTAATCAGAGTAATGAAGTTATCGCTCATAATTCTTCTGATATTCAATTTTTTACCAAGAATTTTATTGAAAAGATAAGTCAAAGTTCAGTCACTGAGATTCAAGAAATTAATAGAGATAAATACATTATTTCATGGACACCGCTTAGTATCAATAATTGGAAGCTTATAGCTATTACAAAAACAGGTTTTGAAGCAGATTTACGTGAAATGAAAATTAGAGTTTTTTTGATTGTTTTAGGGACAAGTTTATTGAGTGTATTATTTGCCTTTTTTGGCTCTAAAAACTTGCTTAGGCCACTCAATAGGTTGATTATTATCACTAAAGAAGTTGGACGGGGGAATTTAAATATTCGTTCAGTGGTAAGGTCTAATGATGAGTTTGGGGCTTTGTCTAAGAGCTTTAACAATATGTTAGAGCAGATTAATGAGCTAATGGCTGAGCGGGATCAAAATTATATCAAAACAGTAAAGGCACTTGCAAATGCCATTGAAGCCTCTGATGAATATACAAGAGGACATTGTGATCGTGTGGGCATAATCTCAAAAAAGTTAATGAAGAAGCTAAATTTACCAGAAAGGCAAAGAGCACAGTTGGAGTTTGCCTGTATACTGCATGATATTGGTAAGATTGGTATTCCTGAATCTGTTTTAAATAAAGTTGAGAAATTGACCCAAGAGGAATATGATCTTATTAAAAAGCACCCTGTGATCGGCTATGACATGATTAAGGAAGTTGAGTTTTTAAAGGAATCTTCTGAAATTTTATTGCAGCATCATGAGCGTATTGATGGAAAGGGATATCCCTATCATTTGACTGATCATCAAATCCGTATTGAGGCGAAGATACTTGCTGTAGCAGATGCTTATGATGCCATGTCCAGCTTCCGTATTTATAGATCGGATGTCTTGACAGATCAGGAAATTGTGAAAGAACTCATAAATAGTAAGGGTAAACAATTAGATGCACATATTGTGGAGGCTTTACTTGAACTAATCCGAAATAATGAGTTAGAGTTATAA
- a CDS encoding rhodanese-like domain-containing protein — protein MKKNNKLLILFMSTLLVGCGTNSISNSNLPENTDSQVQLKSAYQKLDQSTAKQNLDTNDAIILVDVRTPEEFEEVRIPNSILLPDYDITKRAPELLPDQDSLIYLYCRSGRRSQEAAERLLDMGYTNVYDIGGIIDWRYETVTGGE, from the coding sequence TTGAAAAAAAACAACAAACTCTTAATTCTATTTATGTCTACTCTTCTTGTTGGCTGTGGAACAAATAGCATTTCAAATAGTAATCTTCCGGAAAATACAGACTCACAAGTTCAACTAAAATCTGCTTATCAAAAGCTCGATCAAAGTACTGCTAAGCAAAACCTAGACACTAATGACGCTATTATACTCGTTGATGTACGAACGCCAGAAGAATTTGAAGAAGTACGTATTCCAAACAGTATTCTTCTTCCAGACTATGATATCACAAAACGCGCACCTGAACTATTACCCGATCAGGATTCCCTTATCTATCTATACTGCCGTAGCGGCAGACGCAGCCAAGAAGCTGCTGAGCGGCTACTTGATATGGGCTATACCAATGTCTATGATATTGGGGGTATTATAGACTGGAGATATGAAACAGTAACGGGTGGCGAGTAA
- a CDS encoding CvfB family protein: MIELGKIQNLKVVRKTEIGVYLNSEASNGEADILLPKSQVPPETEIGDIIEVFVYKDSEDRMIATVKNPKVTLGNLAVLSVVQITRIGAFLDWGLEKDLFLPFKQQVGEVVRGKSYLVGIYIDKSDRLCATMKVYDLLSCESPYSENSKAQGIIYRITEEYGAFVAVDNKYHGLIPHKEIYGSYNIGDTVDVRVKKIRPDGKLELSLRKQAFYQMEDDAQKIMNKLKLNGGSLHLSDKSSPESIKTELNMSKASFKRAVGRLLKEGAIKITDDGIQITWEMD, encoded by the coding sequence ATGATAGAACTAGGAAAAATTCAAAACCTAAAAGTTGTAAGAAAAACTGAGATTGGCGTTTATCTTAACTCAGAAGCTAGCAATGGAGAAGCTGATATTCTTCTGCCTAAAAGTCAGGTTCCACCTGAAACTGAAATAGGCGATATAATAGAAGTCTTCGTCTACAAAGATTCAGAAGACAGAATGATTGCTACAGTTAAAAACCCAAAGGTAACCCTTGGTAATCTAGCTGTATTAAGTGTCGTACAGATCACCAGAATTGGGGCTTTTTTAGATTGGGGCCTTGAAAAAGACTTATTTTTACCTTTTAAACAACAAGTAGGTGAGGTTGTAAGAGGAAAAAGTTATTTAGTTGGTATTTATATAGATAAAAGCGATAGACTGTGTGCAACTATGAAAGTATATGACCTGCTTAGCTGTGAGTCTCCCTATAGTGAAAACAGCAAGGCTCAAGGCATTATTTATAGAATCACAGAAGAATACGGCGCATTTGTAGCTGTAGACAATAAATATCATGGGCTCATTCCTCACAAGGAAATCTATGGCAGTTATAACATAGGGGACACCGTAGATGTAAGAGTAAAAAAAATCAGACCAGATGGCAAACTCGAACTCAGCTTAAGAAAACAAGCCTTTTATCAAATGGAAGATGATGCCCAAAAAATCATGAATAAATTAAAGTTAAACGGTGGCAGTCTTCATTTAAGCGATAAAAGTTCTCCAGAAAGCATTAAAACTGAACTCAATATGAGTAAAGCGTCTTTCAAAAGAGCGGTAGGCAGACTCCTAAAAGAAGGCGCTATCAAGATAACAGATGATGGTATCCAAATAACTTGGGAAATGGATTAG
- a CDS encoding DUF6930 domain-containing protein, producing MSGQLYYEELSKPFIFNNDLLCGTIKAMAPTFSGGECILSVLPSSFKCNIKSGNFSPSILYMLATSMTCCILIDGTTLTDAYDTPSEYLQELLTHFGTNLVAKQVKPQTILVDTPYIYHLLNNFCEKCGIDLSVVKELKYAPYFISVALFEEGASEAVVEALGGDLIEDEDYFETPEEFSSLYYPKFMESTFAKDFSRSQLLKIKPYIELFSKMMWEDADEIPYDWSEDSLKQIGALILHGDLNLRPDEAHDFLQVLTSFLKFLDTVLGFDISTDLLPVVNELSAE from the coding sequence ATGTCTGGTCAATTATATTATGAAGAATTATCAAAGCCATTTATATTTAATAATGATCTTTTGTGCGGCACAATTAAAGCTATGGCACCTACTTTTTCTGGTGGTGAATGTATTTTATCTGTCTTACCGTCATCTTTTAAATGTAACATTAAATCCGGCAATTTTTCTCCTAGCATTCTTTATATGCTGGCTACTTCTATGACCTGCTGTATTCTTATAGACGGGACGACACTTACAGATGCATATGATACGCCTTCAGAATATCTTCAAGAACTTCTGACACACTTTGGGACTAACCTAGTGGCTAAACAAGTTAAACCACAAACTATTTTAGTCGATACACCCTATATCTATCATCTTTTAAACAATTTCTGCGAGAAGTGTGGCATTGACCTTTCAGTTGTAAAAGAGCTTAAATATGCGCCTTATTTTATCTCTGTTGCACTTTTTGAAGAAGGGGCAAGTGAGGCAGTAGTAGAGGCTTTAGGCGGTGATTTAATAGAAGATGAGGATTATTTTGAAACCCCAGAAGAATTTTCATCCCTTTATTACCCTAAGTTTATGGAAAGTACATTTGCAAAAGACTTTTCCAGAAGCCAGCTTCTAAAAATCAAACCTTATATCGAGCTTTTTTCTAAAATGATGTGGGAAGATGCAGATGAAATACCTTATGATTGGTCTGAAGACAGTCTCAAACAAATAGGTGCACTGATCCTGCATGGCGACTTAAACCTGCGTCCCGATGAAGCTCACGATTTTTTACAGGTACTAACCAGCTTTCTAAAGTTCTTAGATACTGTCCTTGGCTTTGATATTTCTACGGATCTTTTGCCTGTAGTTAATGAACTCAGCGCCGAATAG
- a CDS encoding ABC transporter ATP-binding protein, translating to MVLLEMKHITKRFQSVIANEDVNLQVQKGEVHALLGENGAGKSTLMNILYGMYAQSEGEIYLKGERIRIKDPKDAITRGIGMVHQHFMLIPALTVIENVVLGMKENKGVLDLHTAAKSFIQMAEKYNMHIDPWEKVSRLSIGQQQRLEILKALYRKAQLLILDEPTAVLTPTEVTSLFEMIRQLTQEGHTVIFISHKLTEIMEICDRCTVLRQGRVVASVKIEEVVDKQHLATLMVGKNVELVTHKEISNPGKTVLLAEAICYENAQKVQVLDSVSIEARQGEILGICGVDGNGQSELIKCITGLFKPKKGKVMINGTDCTAYTPKQILAHNVAHIPEDRHKMGMIKEMSIKENLILMSYDKGPYSKGGILNWKWINKHSQKLCKAYNVKTPDIMEKAGNLSGGNQQKFVVGRELDRKPDLLIAMHPDRGLDIGATKYIQARIVEERDRGAAVVLVSTELDEILELSDRIVVMYEGKIMGTMDQKEATREKLGLLMAGIAV from the coding sequence ATGGTTTTGCTTGAAATGAAACATATTACCAAGAGATTTCAATCTGTTATTGCCAATGAGGACGTAAATCTTCAGGTTCAAAAAGGAGAGGTGCATGCCCTCTTAGGTGAGAATGGAGCGGGTAAATCTACTCTCATGAATATCCTATATGGTATGTATGCACAATCAGAAGGCGAGATTTACTTAAAAGGAGAAAGAATACGCATTAAAGACCCTAAGGATGCTATTACGCGGGGTATCGGGATGGTGCATCAGCATTTTATGCTTATTCCAGCCCTAACGGTTATAGAAAATGTTGTACTTGGCATGAAGGAGAATAAGGGTGTACTAGACTTACATACAGCAGCCAAAAGCTTTATCCAAATGGCCGAAAAATATAATATGCACATTGACCCGTGGGAAAAGGTCAGCAGGTTGTCTATCGGACAGCAGCAACGTTTAGAAATCTTGAAGGCGCTTTATAGAAAAGCACAGCTTCTCATTTTAGATGAACCTACGGCAGTACTTACACCAACAGAAGTCACATCACTCTTTGAGATGATCAGACAGCTTACACAAGAAGGACATACGGTCATTTTTATTAGTCATAAACTTACAGAAATTATGGAGATTTGCGACAGATGTACTGTACTGCGCCAAGGGCGGGTGGTTGCCAGTGTAAAAATCGAAGAAGTTGTGGATAAACAGCATCTTGCGACACTTATGGTAGGTAAAAATGTGGAGCTTGTAACGCACAAAGAAATATCAAATCCAGGAAAAACAGTACTCTTAGCAGAAGCTATTTGTTATGAAAATGCACAGAAAGTACAGGTTTTAGACAGTGTAAGTATCGAAGCCAGACAAGGAGAAATACTTGGCATCTGCGGGGTTGATGGCAATGGACAATCGGAGCTTATTAAATGCATAACAGGTTTATTTAAACCCAAAAAGGGAAAAGTTATGATTAACGGGACAGACTGCACGGCTTATACCCCCAAACAAATACTCGCACACAATGTAGCGCATATTCCAGAAGACCGTCATAAAATGGGCATGATCAAAGAGATGTCTATTAAAGAAAACCTTATATTGATGAGTTATGACAAAGGGCCCTACTCTAAAGGCGGCATTCTTAACTGGAAATGGATCAACAAACATAGTCAAAAGCTCTGTAAGGCTTATAATGTTAAGACACCAGACATCATGGAGAAAGCGGGCAACCTCTCAGGCGGCAATCAGCAAAAGTTTGTTGTTGGCCGTGAATTAGACAGAAAACCAGATTTACTCATAGCTATGCACCCAGATCGGGGCTTAGATATTGGGGCAACCAAGTATATTCAGGCGCGTATTGTAGAGGAACGGGACCGGGGCGCGGCGGTGGTGTTGGTTTCTACCGAACTAGATGAAATACTAGAGCTATCTGATCGTATTGTTGTCATGTATGAAGGAAAAATCATGGGAACTATGGATCAAAAAGAGGCAACAAGAGAGAAACTAGGCCTGCTGATGGCAGGCATTGCAGTATAA
- a CDS encoding ABC transporter permease, whose amino-acid sequence MIEFMTSFLASDIRTATPILIAGLGIVFSQRAGIVNIGIEGLMLIASLVGVIGSWLSGSVVVGVLFAIASSMVFSAIFAFFTITIKADQTVVGMAINIFAGGFTITLNRIIFGVNTSVPSVAVFNRVEIPYLSKLPVIGQAFFNQSIPVYFAFLAVPVAWFVMQKTDIGLKIRAVGENPRACDTVGIHVERMRYGAVLYSGLMAGIAGAFISMGQLSFFTEGMVAGRGFMALAAVVFGNYTPLGVMFAALLFGAGDALQYRLQAVNTGIPYQFLIMLPYIITIVALCGLIGKTNQPASSGVPYVKE is encoded by the coding sequence ATGATAGAGTTTATGACAAGTTTTTTAGCATCTGATATTAGAACAGCAACACCCATCTTGATTGCAGGCCTTGGTATTGTTTTTAGTCAACGGGCGGGTATCGTTAATATAGGGATAGAAGGGCTTATGCTGATCGCTTCACTTGTTGGCGTTATTGGCTCATGGCTTAGCGGGTCAGTTGTAGTAGGCGTACTGTTTGCAATCGCTTCTTCAATGGTATTTAGTGCTATTTTTGCTTTCTTTACGATTACGATTAAAGCGGATCAGACCGTTGTAGGAATGGCAATTAATATTTTTGCAGGGGGATTTACCATCACCCTTAATCGTATCATATTTGGGGTCAATACTTCTGTACCTAGTGTTGCAGTATTTAATCGGGTAGAAATTCCTTATTTAAGTAAACTGCCAGTTATAGGGCAAGCTTTTTTTAATCAGTCTATACCGGTTTATTTTGCCTTTCTGGCTGTACCTGTAGCATGGTTTGTGATGCAAAAGACGGATATTGGTCTAAAAATACGAGCAGTTGGTGAAAATCCACGAGCTTGTGATACTGTAGGTATTCATGTAGAACGTATGAGATATGGGGCAGTTTTGTATAGTGGACTTATGGCTGGGATTGCCGGAGCTTTTATTTCGATGGGACAGCTCAGTTTCTTTACCGAAGGTATGGTTGCAGGCCGTGGCTTTATGGCACTTGCAGCTGTTGTTTTTGGTAATTATACGCCTCTTGGGGTAATGTTTGCAGCACTTTTATTTGGTGCTGGAGATGCTTTGCAGTACCGTCTTCAAGCGGTTAATACAGGCATTCCTTATCAGTTTTTAATTATGCTACCTTATATTATTACGATTGTGGCACTTTGTGGGTTGATTGGCAAAACAAATCAGCCAGCATCCAGTGGTGTGCCTTATGTAAAAGAGTAG
- a CDS encoding ABC transporter permease has product MAPLTLFKQKVVSFTKQMYYPIIAILMALFIGGIIINILGFDALAAYRGLLSGSLGSLNAVSETLIKAIPLVFTALSYAIAKRCGLINLGAEGQLYIGALFATIVGTNFSGLPSPLHIILTLVAGFLGGALYGFIVGAIKIRFGASELITTIMLNYVAVNIISFCVTGPIKDMENSSYPQSVQVLKSAQLPRILEGTRLHAGLFIALIGILLYYLFLWHTAKGYEMRVVGLNPSAGQYAGMNLKKNSMLSMFLAGGFAGLGGCIEIIAVQLRLIQNFSANYGFDGIAVALLGGNNPIGIGVSSVLFGVLRSGANKMQMLTNVPTAVIYMIQGMIIIFVVGRELFNLNKKRNVKKAKAQAVKEEAIA; this is encoded by the coding sequence GTAAGCTTTACAAAGCAAATGTATTATCCGATAATAGCCATTTTAATGGCACTATTTATTGGAGGAATCATTATTAATATATTGGGATTTGATGCCTTAGCGGCCTATCGTGGTTTGCTGAGCGGATCACTTGGAAGTTTAAATGCCGTTAGTGAAACCCTCATTAAAGCTATTCCCCTGGTTTTTACAGCTTTAAGCTATGCTATAGCAAAGCGGTGTGGACTCATTAACCTTGGAGCTGAGGGGCAGCTCTATATCGGAGCTTTGTTTGCAACCATTGTGGGTACTAACTTTTCAGGACTTCCGTCACCACTGCATATTATATTGACACTTGTAGCTGGATTTCTTGGAGGGGCGCTTTATGGTTTTATTGTAGGGGCGATTAAAATCCGTTTTGGGGCAAGTGAGCTCATTACGACGATCATGTTAAATTACGTTGCTGTTAATATTATAAGCTTTTGTGTAACAGGACCTATAAAGGATATGGAAAATAGCAGTTATCCGCAGTCCGTGCAAGTACTAAAAAGTGCGCAGCTCCCAAGAATTTTAGAAGGTACAAGACTGCATGCCGGATTGTTTATAGCACTCATAGGTATTTTACTTTACTATCTATTTCTTTGGCATACTGCAAAAGGGTATGAGATGAGAGTTGTAGGGCTTAATCCCAGTGCTGGACAATATGCGGGGATGAATCTTAAAAAGAACAGCATGCTTTCTATGTTTCTTGCAGGCGGCTTTGCAGGTCTTGGAGGATGTATTGAAATTATAGCTGTTCAGCTTCGACTCATACAGAACTTTTCAGCAAATTATGGTTTTGATGGTATAGCAGTTGCACTTTTAGGAGGGAATAATCCTATAGGGATAGGTGTATCAAGTGTATTGTTTGGGGTGCTTCGCAGCGGTGCCAATAAGATGCAGATGCTGACAAATGTTCCAACAGCAGTTATTTATATGATTCAAGGGATGATTATTATCTTTGTAGTAGGCAGGGAACTGTTTAATCTCAATAAAAAACGTAATGTAAAAAAGGCAAAAGCTCAAGCCGTTAAAGAGGAGGCGATCGCATGA